From a single Lolium rigidum isolate FL_2022 chromosome 7, APGP_CSIRO_Lrig_0.1, whole genome shotgun sequence genomic region:
- the LOC124669370 gene encoding uncharacterized protein LOC124669370, whose amino-acid sequence MASIVVIALVLVLDLLAFVLAIGAERRRSTAEVSEDGAGRSYCVYTTDASTWYGVGALSLLLAGQAVAMGASRCFCCGRALSPGRWRGFSGVCFIICWLTFIIAELCLLAGSVRNAYHTKYSGYFINGPPHCTMLRKGVFAAGAAFTFLAALFAELHYMFYAAAAAATPPIIHGGGIGMTRI is encoded by the exons ATGGCGTCCATCGTCGTCATCGCGCTGGTGctcgtcctcgacctcctcgCCTTCGTCCTCGCCATCGGCGCCGAGCGGCGCCGGAGCACG GCGGAGGTGAGCGAGGACGGCGCCGGGAGGTCCTACTGCGTGTACACCACGGACGCGTCCACGTGGTACGGCGTCGGCGCGCTCTCGCTGCTCCTCGCCGGCCAGGCCGTCGCCATGGGCGCCAGCCGGTGCTTCTGCTGCGGCCGCGCGCTCTCGCCCGGGCggtggcgcggcttctccggcgtcTGCTTCATCATTTGCTG GCTGACGTTCATTATCGCCGAGCTGTGCCTGCTGGCGGGATCGGTCCGGAATGCGTACCACACCAAGTACAGCGGCTACTTCATCAACGGTCCGCCCCACTGCACCATGCTGCGCAAGGGCGtcttcgccgccggcgccgccttcaCTTTCCTCGCCGCGCTTTTTGCCGAGCTCCACTACATGTTCTACGCTGCCGCTGCCGCGGCCACCCCTCCCATCATCCACGGAGGCGGTATCGGCATGACCCGCATCTGA
- the LOC124673905 gene encoding HBS1-like protein encodes MFVPKTDNQSDPEDPRGSSGPWQCSICAQENDTGLISCELCGVLRDLSLYFNNADEAEGGDKRRSKHSGVSVLARSLFTPSSPKSKPVVFSDGFKGNKNATGYTQASLDALHKTYMTHKQRRINIVPFKFDIPSPDDMVSTGLKSSRHLRRDFVDITVKKAMADDDDLVTEKDTNTDPSSVMNLDEAGGSSSSVAADFQDKTLALDNELQNLSLERKIKSKKAKIKKPNHVSQYKPERWMLQGEDQEMPRQLNLAIVGHVDSGKSTLCGRLLHALGRISKKQMHKNEKEAKEKGKGSFAYAWAMDESADERARGITMTVGVAYFDTKNYQVNLLDSPGHKDFVPNMISGVTQSDAAVLVVDASIGSFESGMGINGVGQTKEHAQLIRSFGVEHLIVAVNKMDSVEYSKERFSYVKSQLGIFLRSCGYKESAISWVPLSAMENENLVARASDTRLTSWIDGSCLLNAIDSLSPPHRDVLKPLRLPICDVISSHMLGQVAVCGKVVSGAIRSDSKVLVMPAGELATVRIIERDSSRLSLARAGDNIAIGLQGIDPIHVMSGGVLCHPDYPVSVSSSLELKILVLDITVPILPGLQLELHVHHAKVSAGLVRIVSLLDQKTGKALAKKPRLLTARQAAIVEVKLERVVCVEEFSALKALGRVFLRSQGCTIAVGVVTRVHELQEEA; translated from the exons ATG TTTGTTCCTAAAACAGATAACCAATCTGATCCCGAGGATCCACGTGGAAGTTCTGGTCCTTGGCAATGCTCCATTTGCGCACAGGAAAATGACACCGGTCTTATATCCTGTGAGCTATGCGGCGTTCTTCGGGATTTGTCGCTGTATTTCAATAACGCCGATGAAGCGGAAGGTGGAG ATAAACGCAGAAGCAAGCATTCTGGAGTATCTGTACTGGCAAGATCGCTTTTCACACCATCCAGTCCAAAATCGAAACCTGTTGTTTTCTCGGATGGCTTCAAAGGCAACAAAAATGCAACAGGATATACACAAGCTTCGTTGGATGCTCTGCATAAGACATACATGACGCATAAACAGCGCCGCATTAACATAG TGCCTTTCAAGTTTGATATACCATCTCCTGATGACATGGTCTCTACGGGCTTAAAATCATCCAGACATTTGAGAAGAG ATTTTGTTGATATCACCGTAAAGAAAGCTATggctgatgatgatgatcttgtaaCTGAGAAGGACACAAATACAGACCCAAGTTCAGTAATGAATTTAGATGAAGCTGGTGGAAGTAGTAGCAGTGttgctgctgattttcaagataaAACTCTTGCTTTGGACAATGAGCTACAGAATTTGAGTTTGGAGAGGAAGATAAAAAGCAAAAAAGCCAAGATTAAGAAGCCAAATCATGTTTCACAGTACAAACCAGAACGATGGATGCTCCAGGGTGAAGATCAAGAAATGCCCAGACAACTAAATCTTGCTATC GTTGGTCATGTCGACTCTGGGAAATCAACTTTATGTGGTCGATTGCTGCATgcccttgggaggatttcaaaaaagcaaatgcataaaaatgagaaAGAAGCCAAAGAAAAG GGGAAAGGATCGTTTGCATATGCTTGGGCTATGGATGAGAGTGCTGATGAAAGGGCACGTGGCATTACAATGACTGTGGGCGTAGCATACTTTGACACCAAAAACTACCAAGTTAATCTGCTTGACTCCCCTGGTCACAAAGATTTCGTTCCTAATATGATTTCTGGAGTTACACAGTCTGATGCAGCTGTCCTAGTTGTTGATGCCTCTATAGGGTCATTCGAGTCGGGTATGGGTATTAATGGGGTTGGACAGACAAAAGAGCATGCACAGCTTATCAGAAGCTTTGGTGTTGAGCACTTGATAGTCGCTGTTAATAAGATGGATTCAGTGGAATATTCGAAAGAACGGTTCAGTTATGTGAAGTCACAACTTGGTATTTTTCTCCGGTCATGTGGTTATAAAGAATCGGCGATTTCTTGGGTTCCTTTGAGTGCGATGGAAAATGAAAATTTGGTGGCACGAGCTTCAGATACTCGTCTAACATCATG GATTGATGGAAGTTGTCTTCTGAATGCCATTGACTCGTTGTCACCTCCTCACCGGGACGTTTTAAAGCCGCTGCGCCTTCCAATCTGTGATGTTATTTCATCCCACATGCTGGGGCAAGTGGCTGTCTGTGGTAAAGTCGTGTCTGGAGCAATCCGAAGCGATTCCAAG GTTCTAGTTATGCCTGCCGGAGAGTTGGCTACAGTAAGAATCATCGAGCGGGACTCCTCTCGTCTCAGCTTGGCAAGAGCCGGGGACAACATTGCGATTGGTTTGCAAGGGATCGACCCTATCCATGTTATGTCCGGTGGAGTTCTTTGCCATCCAGATTACCCCGTGTCTGTGTCCTCTTCCCTGGAGCTGAAGATCTTGGTTCTGGACATCACTGTACCAATACTGCCTGGCCTTCAG CTTGAGCTCCACGTGCACCATGCGAAGGTGTCAGCGGGCCTGGTCAGGATAGTATCACTGCTGGACCAGAAGACAGGGAAGGCCTTGGCGAAGAAACCGCGGCTGCTGACCGCGAGACAGGCCGCCATCGTCGAG GTGAAGCTAGAGAGGGTGGTCTGCGTGGAGGAGTTCTCGGCCCTGAAGGCGCTTGGCCGTGTGTTCCTGCGGTCGCAAGGGTGCACCATCGCGGTGGGCGTGGTGACCCGTGTACATGAGTTGCAAGAGGAAGCTTAG